From Aquificaceae bacterium, a single genomic window includes:
- the hypA gene encoding hydrogenase maturation nickel metallochaperone HypA, which translates to MHEFSIVQSLLELIHEQVRMHSAKRVVKVEIVAGVLSGVEPHLLQIAFETFRQGTPAEDAELLIEVEKLKIYCRDCEGEFEKDELNALCPRCGGLNTEIRGGRELLLKSLELEVDSNP; encoded by the coding sequence ATGCACGAGTTTTCTATAGTGCAGAGCCTTCTGGAGCTTATTCATGAGCAGGTGAGAATGCACTCCGCAAAGAGGGTTGTGAAGGTTGAGATAGTTGCCGGCGTGCTCTCGGGAGTGGAGCCCCATCTTCTGCAGATTGCCTTTGAGACCTTCAGGCAGGGGACACCCGCAGAGGACGCAGAGCTCCTTATAGAGGTTGAAAAGCTGAAAATCTACTGTAGGGACTGCGAAGGGGAGTTTGAAAAGGACGAGCTCAATGCCCTGTGCCCCCGCTGTGGAGGACTGAACACGGAAATAAGGGGTGGAAGGGAGCTACTGCTCAAGAGCCTTGAGCTGGAGGTAGATTCAAACCCATGA
- the hypF gene encoding carbamoyltransferase HypF → MTRRLSVRIKGAVQGVGFRPFVYRLAKELGLCGFVINDSRGVSAELEGPKEKLEEFLLRLSREKPPLARIHSVDLQFTEPVGYRDFEIRESSEEGQKEVFLLPDMATCEDCLRELFDPSDRRYLYPFINCTNCGPRFTIVEKLPYDRPNTTMKVFQMCPQCSREYHDPSDRRFHAQPNACPLCGPWLSLYSSEGELLAEREEALRLSLELLREGRILAVKGIGGFHLMCDATKEETVSLLRERKRRREKPFAVMFRDLEQVLQYAEPSELELALLMLPERPIVLINCRGGLAPSVAPGLRRVGAFLPYTPLHYLILRGLDFPVVATSGNLSDEPIVKENQEALERLSSLADFLLLHNRDIRRRCDDSVVKVIGGLPTPIRRSRGYAPMPITLPAELKRRVLAVGGMLKNTFALGFADRVILSQHVGDVENLETLMSFEEMVYDMMGLYDFEPEVVVCDLHPRYETTRWAEDFARGRGIPLLKLQHHFAHILSCMAENALEGEVLGIAWDGTGYGEDGTLWGGEFLHCNYSSYRRLFHFRPFRLIGGEKAIKEPRRVALSILFELFGEKAFEFDLPTLKAFEERELKNLYTAWRSGVNSPLTSSAGRLFDGVASLLGLRHKVSYEGQASMMLEDLFRPEVEDFYPFEILENSVDWRPTITALLEDREKEKAPSRFINTLARICLEVARRAQRDKVCLSGGVMQNDPLVSRIKELLGKEGFKVYTHQKVPPNDGGLSLGQAVYGGLINLKLA, encoded by the coding sequence ATGACCCGGAGGCTCTCCGTGAGGATAAAAGGTGCAGTGCAGGGTGTGGGCTTCAGACCCTTTGTCTACAGATTGGCTAAGGAGCTTGGGCTTTGTGGTTTTGTGATAAACGATTCAAGAGGCGTGAGCGCAGAACTGGAGGGTCCAAAGGAAAAGCTTGAAGAGTTTCTGCTCAGACTCAGCAGGGAAAAGCCTCCCCTTGCACGCATACACTCGGTGGACCTTCAGTTCACAGAACCCGTGGGATACAGGGACTTTGAAATAAGGGAGAGTTCAGAGGAGGGTCAGAAAGAGGTCTTCCTTCTTCCCGACATGGCAACCTGCGAAGACTGCCTCAGGGAGCTCTTTGATCCCTCAGACAGAAGATACCTCTATCCCTTCATAAACTGCACCAACTGCGGACCGAGGTTCACCATAGTAGAAAAGCTTCCCTACGATAGGCCCAACACCACCATGAAGGTCTTCCAGATGTGTCCTCAGTGTAGCAGAGAATACCACGACCCCTCAGACAGACGCTTTCACGCCCAGCCAAACGCATGCCCCCTTTGTGGTCCGTGGCTGAGCCTTTACTCTTCAGAGGGCGAGCTCCTGGCGGAGAGGGAAGAGGCACTCAGGCTGAGCCTTGAACTCCTTAGGGAGGGTAGAATACTTGCGGTCAAGGGTATAGGGGGCTTTCATCTTATGTGCGATGCTACAAAAGAAGAAACGGTGAGCCTTCTGAGGGAGAGAAAAAGAAGAAGGGAAAAGCCCTTTGCGGTAATGTTCAGAGACCTGGAGCAGGTTCTCCAGTATGCAGAGCCTTCTGAGCTTGAGCTTGCCCTTCTTATGCTTCCAGAGAGGCCCATAGTGCTCATAAACTGCAGAGGTGGGCTTGCCCCCTCCGTGGCACCGGGTCTCAGGAGGGTTGGAGCCTTTCTACCATACACGCCCCTTCATTACCTGATACTCAGAGGGCTTGACTTTCCGGTAGTTGCCACCTCGGGCAACCTTTCGGACGAACCCATAGTCAAGGAGAACCAGGAAGCCCTTGAGAGGCTGTCCAGCCTTGCGGACTTTCTGCTTCTTCACAACAGGGACATAAGGAGAAGGTGTGACGATTCGGTGGTAAAGGTCATAGGTGGACTGCCCACACCCATAAGGCGTTCACGTGGCTATGCACCCATGCCCATAACACTGCCCGCTGAGCTCAAAAGAAGAGTCCTCGCAGTAGGTGGAATGCTGAAAAACACCTTTGCTCTGGGCTTTGCAGACAGGGTAATTCTGAGTCAGCACGTGGGAGACGTGGAAAACCTTGAGACCCTTATGTCCTTTGAGGAGATGGTCTATGATATGATGGGGCTCTACGACTTTGAGCCAGAGGTGGTTGTGTGCGACCTCCACCCGAGGTATGAGACCACAAGATGGGCGGAGGATTTTGCCAGGGGCAGGGGCATACCCCTTCTGAAGCTACAGCATCACTTTGCCCACATTCTTTCCTGTATGGCGGAGAACGCTCTGGAAGGAGAAGTGCTTGGCATAGCATGGGATGGCACAGGATACGGAGAGGATGGAACCCTCTGGGGTGGTGAGTTTCTGCACTGCAATTACAGCTCCTACAGGAGACTCTTTCACTTCAGACCCTTCAGGCTAATCGGTGGAGAAAAGGCTATAAAAGAGCCAAGAAGGGTTGCCCTTTCAATCCTTTTTGAGCTCTTTGGAGAGAAAGCCTTTGAGTTTGACCTGCCCACGCTGAAAGCTTTTGAAGAAAGAGAGCTGAAAAACCTTTACACTGCATGGAGGTCCGGCGTGAACTCACCCCTGACGAGCTCCGCAGGAAGGCTCTTTGACGGGGTTGCGTCCCTTCTTGGACTGAGGCATAAAGTATCCTACGAGGGGCAGGCAAGTATGATGTTAGAAGACCTCTTCAGACCTGAAGTGGAAGACTTTTACCCCTTTGAAATTCTGGAAAACTCCGTTGATTGGAGACCCACAATCACGGCACTTCTTGAAGACAGGGAGAAGGAAAAGGCTCCTTCAAGGTTCATAAACACCCTTGCCAGAATCTGTCTTGAAGTTGCCCGCAGGGCTCAAAGGGATAAGGTCTGCCTCTCTGGGGGTGTGATGCAGAACGACCCGCTGGTAAGCAGGATAAAGGAGCTTTTGGGGAAGGAAGGCTTTAAGGTTTACACTCATCAGAAAGTGCCACCCAACGACGGGGGACTGAGCCTCGGTCAGGCGGTTTATGGGGGTTTGATTAACTTGAAGTTGGCTTGA
- a CDS encoding hydrogenase expression/formation protein yields the protein MLMNAPAILNELLQALKDLYEKGEEHIIYINKLPLSEEDREVLLDVLGEGQVKISLSSNTQPVEWRETGISGVWIGVFYDRDNKPILETIEVCYFPSLAKAQREDVEESIQVLRGRVESFIKPTSS from the coding sequence ATGCTTATGAACGCCCCTGCCATACTCAACGAGCTGCTTCAAGCACTCAAAGACCTTTACGAAAAGGGTGAAGAGCACATCATATACATAAACAAGCTGCCCCTGTCGGAAGAGGACAGGGAGGTTCTGCTTGATGTGCTTGGCGAAGGTCAGGTAAAGATAAGTCTGTCCTCAAATACACAGCCCGTAGAGTGGAGGGAGACGGGCATAAGCGGTGTGTGGATAGGGGTCTTCTACGACAGGGACAACAAGCCCATACTGGAGACCATAGAGGTGTGCTACTTTCCGTCCCTTGCGAAGGCTCAGAGGGAGGATGTGGAGGAATCAATACAGGTGCTCAGGGGGCGGGTTGAGAGTTTTATCAAGCCAACTTCAAGTTAA
- a CDS encoding thioredoxin, which produces MRELNLQEFEELIRAGKTFVLYIRSEAKKNTIREIFDTDVVVPELQKVFSEKDFYSINADENIEILRKYRLPSLVLFSGGKEVRVLEGIKSWNEYMEALSCL; this is translated from the coding sequence ATGAGAGAGTTGAACCTGCAGGAGTTTGAGGAACTAATAAGAGCCGGAAAAACCTTCGTGCTCTACATAAGGTCTGAAGCTAAAAAGAACACCATCAGAGAAATATTTGACACGGATGTGGTGGTGCCGGAGCTCCAGAAGGTCTTCTCCGAGAAGGACTTTTATTCCATAAACGCCGATGAAAACATAGAAATTCTAAGGAAATATAGACTACCCTCTCTTGTGCTCTTTTCTGGTGGCAAAGAGGTGCGGGTCCTTGAGGGCATAAAGTCGTGGAACGAATATATGGAGGCTCTATCATGCTTATGA
- a CDS encoding HyaD/HybD family hydrogenase maturation endopeptidase, whose protein sequence is MKTLVLGVGNILLSDEGLGVRVVEELRKNYRFFPEVELMDGGTLGMDLLYFMEGFERLLLVDAVLGGCAPGTLYRFEGEEVKAYFRKKVSAHELGVQEVLALAQMLGRAPREIVLLGMEPESLDISLELSETVKSRLDELVSGVLKELEKWGVSYERVEPAGV, encoded by the coding sequence ATGAAAACTCTCGTGCTTGGCGTTGGCAACATACTGCTTTCCGACGAAGGGCTCGGTGTGAGGGTTGTGGAAGAGCTCAGAAAAAACTACAGGTTTTTCCCAGAGGTGGAGCTTATGGATGGTGGGACACTTGGCATGGACCTTCTTTACTTTATGGAAGGCTTTGAAAGGCTTTTGCTGGTGGATGCTGTCCTTGGGGGCTGTGCCCCCGGCACTCTTTACAGGTTTGAGGGTGAGGAGGTAAAGGCTTATTTCAGAAAAAAGGTCTCTGCCCACGAGCTTGGCGTTCAGGAAGTGCTCGCTCTTGCCCAGATGCTGGGAAGAGCACCAAGGGAGATTGTCCTCCTTGGCATGGAGCCTGAGAGCCTGGACATATCCCTTGAGCTCTCAGAAACTGTAAAGTCAAGGCTCGATGAGCTTGTTTCTGGAGTGCTTAAAGAGCTGGAGAAGTGGGGTGTAAGCTATGAGAGAGTTGAACCTGCAGGAGTTTGA
- the cybH gene encoding Ni/Fe-hydrogenase, b-type cytochrome subunit, producing the protein MKEETVKRIYIFSPSLRIWHWVNFLSITVLFLTGLYIGNPFFIGSVGHEATYAYAHNLTMDLVRFVHFSAGYVLLFSFLFRLFIAFFYKGDRLFIPRVWRSDFWKGVVEMLLHYLFIKPWHRTYVRNPLARLAYFLLYIAIAFMIITGFAMYGLSDPDGFWGRLFGWVVPLLGGEFMVHMWHHWVAWLIVFFVIVHVYMVVRFDVIEKEGEVSSMFNGMKNFKETPVDVEDVT; encoded by the coding sequence ATGAAAGAGGAAACGGTAAAGAGGATTTACATCTTCAGCCCCTCGCTGAGGATATGGCACTGGGTAAACTTCCTGTCAATAACCGTCCTCTTCCTCACAGGTCTCTACATAGGAAATCCCTTCTTCATAGGCTCTGTGGGACATGAAGCAACCTACGCCTACGCTCACAACCTGACCATGGACCTTGTGAGATTTGTCCACTTTTCCGCAGGCTATGTGCTTCTCTTTTCCTTCCTTTTCCGCCTTTTTATAGCCTTTTTCTATAAGGGAGACAGGCTCTTTATACCAAGAGTCTGGAGGTCTGATTTCTGGAAAGGTGTTGTAGAGATGCTCCTTCATTACCTCTTTATAAAGCCATGGCACAGAACCTATGTGAGAAATCCCCTTGCAAGGCTTGCCTATTTTCTCCTCTACATAGCCATAGCCTTTATGATAATCACAGGCTTTGCCATGTATGGGCTATCTGACCCCGATGGCTTCTGGGGGAGGCTCTTTGGATGGGTTGTTCCCCTCCTTGGCGGTGAGTTTATGGTTCACATGTGGCACCACTGGGTGGCATGGCTTATAGTTTTCTTTGTGATAGTTCATGTTTACATGGTGGTCAGGTTTGATGTGATAGAGAAGGAGGGCGAAGTGTCGTCAATGTTCAACGGCATGAAAAACTTCAAGGAGACACCTGTGGATGTGGAGGATGTGACATGA
- a CDS encoding nickel-dependent hydrogenase large subunit, protein MARVVVDPVTRIEGHLRIELIVDEKSGKVVDAVSSGTMWRGIELILRGRDPRDAWAFAQRICGVCTSIHAHASVRAVEDALEIKIPKNANYIRNIMYGTLQVHDHVVHFYHLHALDWVSPIEALKADPVQTAVLQNQLLEKYGAVAELMPDPIGRRAYPRKFPKATPGYFRAFQEKIKKVVESGQLGIFAAHWWDHPDYKLLPPEVHLMAVAHYLNMLDVQREIFIPQVVFGGKNPHPHYIVGGMSCSISLNDMNAPVNTERLAVVEDAIYTQAEAVNLFYLVDLLAIGHIYVQKGQTYGGGLAKRRVIGYGEFPDEPYGGIKNGDYHRQVIYHCNGVVEDFAEGVERAKFYPLAGKDFADPEVIQEYVAHSWYKYPDEKKGLHPWDGITEPNYTGPKEGTKTHWKYLDEKGKYSWIKSPRWRGKPCEVGPLARYIVVYTGVKQGHIKPSWMDEMIVKQIDFVSKVLDLPPHVWLPTTVGRTAARGLEAQVGVAANLYFMKKLYDNIKAGDTSVANTEKWDPSTWPREAKGIGLTDAPRGALGHWVVIKDGKIANYQCVVPTTWNGGARDPMGGQGAFEECMKDTPLQVVNKPLEVLRGIHSFDPCLACSTHLYDAEGREIVEIRVQGSQPVCF, encoded by the coding sequence ATGGCAAGGGTAGTTGTAGACCCAGTAACAAGGATTGAAGGACACCTGAGGATTGAGCTTATCGTGGATGAAAAATCTGGCAAAGTTGTTGATGCAGTTTCCTCCGGCACCATGTGGAGGGGCATTGAGCTCATCCTCAGAGGAAGAGACCCGAGAGACGCGTGGGCTTTTGCCCAGAGAATATGCGGTGTATGCACTTCCATACATGCTCACGCATCAGTAAGGGCCGTGGAAGATGCCCTTGAAATAAAGATACCGAAGAACGCCAACTACATAAGAAACATCATGTATGGAACACTTCAGGTGCATGACCATGTGGTGCACTTTTATCATCTCCATGCCCTTGACTGGGTCTCACCCATAGAGGCTCTCAAGGCAGACCCCGTGCAGACTGCGGTCTTGCAGAACCAGCTTCTTGAAAAGTATGGAGCCGTGGCGGAGCTCATGCCTGACCCTATTGGAAGGAGGGCATACCCGAGGAAGTTTCCAAAGGCAACGCCCGGCTACTTCAGAGCCTTTCAGGAGAAGATAAAGAAGGTAGTGGAGAGCGGACAGCTTGGCATATTCGCCGCCCACTGGTGGGACCACCCCGACTACAAACTCCTTCCTCCAGAGGTTCATCTGATGGCGGTTGCTCACTATCTGAACATGCTGGATGTGCAGAGGGAGATATTTATCCCTCAGGTGGTCTTCGGTGGAAAGAACCCACACCCACATTACATAGTGGGAGGTATGAGCTGCTCCATATCTCTGAACGATATGAATGCACCCGTGAACACTGAAAGGCTTGCGGTTGTGGAGGATGCTATTTACACGCAGGCAGAGGCCGTAAACCTCTTCTATCTCGTGGACCTTCTGGCAATAGGACATATATACGTTCAGAAGGGGCAGACCTATGGGGGTGGTCTTGCCAAGAGGAGGGTTATAGGCTACGGTGAGTTTCCCGATGAGCCCTACGGCGGAATAAAGAACGGAGACTATCACAGGCAGGTTATCTACCACTGCAACGGCGTGGTGGAAGACTTTGCTGAAGGTGTGGAAAGGGCCAAGTTCTATCCACTTGCAGGTAAGGACTTTGCAGACCCAGAGGTCATTCAGGAATACGTGGCACACTCCTGGTATAAGTATCCTGACGAAAAGAAGGGGCTTCACCCGTGGGATGGTATAACGGAGCCCAACTACACGGGACCCAAGGAAGGCACAAAGACCCACTGGAAGTATCTTGACGAGAAGGGCAAATACTCCTGGATAAAGTCTCCAAGGTGGAGAGGAAAGCCTTGCGAGGTGGGACCTCTCGCCCGGTATATAGTGGTCTACACGGGCGTAAAACAGGGGCATATAAAGCCCAGCTGGATGGATGAAATGATAGTCAAACAGATAGACTTTGTCTCAAAGGTGCTTGACTTGCCTCCCCATGTGTGGCTACCCACTACGGTGGGAAGAACCGCGGCGAGGGGTCTTGAGGCTCAGGTAGGTGTGGCCGCAAACCTTTACTTTATGAAAAAGCTCTACGACAACATAAAGGCCGGGGATACCTCCGTGGCAAACACCGAAAAGTGGGACCCCTCCACATGGCCCAGAGAGGCAAAGGGTATAGGTCTTACCGACGCTCCAAGGGGTGCCCTTGGACACTGGGTTGTCATAAAGGACGGAAAGATAGCCAACTACCAGTGCGTTGTGCCCACCACATGGAACGGTGGAGCAAGGGACCCCATGGGAGGTCAGGGTGCCTTTGAAGAGTGTATGAAGGACACACCCCTGCAGGTGGTCAACAAGCCCCTTGAAGTCCTCAGAGGAATCCATTCCTTTGACCCCTGTCTTGCCTGCTCCACGCACCTGTATGACGCAGAAGGAAGGGAGATAGTGGAGATAAGGGTTCAGGGCTCACAGCCAGTGTGTTTTTAG
- a CDS encoding hydrogenase small subunit: METFWETFKRHGVNRRDFFKFATTITGLMGLSPSMIPEVVRALETKPRVPVIWIHGLECTCCSESFIRSATPLASDVVLSMISLEYDDTLSAAAGEDLERHRKEIIKKYWGNYILAVEGNPPLGEDGMYCIVNGEPFLKHLKESAEGAKAVIAWGSCASWGCVQAAKPNPTTAVPIHKVITGKPIIKVPGCPPIAEVMTGVIMHLVLFDSIPPLDSQGRPKQFYGNRIHDTCYRRAFFNAGQFVERFDDEGAKKGWCLYKVGCRGPTTYNSCGNIRWYNGLSYPIQAGHGCIGCSEDNFWDNGPFYHRLTTIPVPSVEANADKVGMAVAAAAAAGAVVHGVISKLRSKPNRGGE; this comes from the coding sequence ATGGAAACCTTCTGGGAAACCTTTAAAAGGCACGGCGTAAACAGAAGGGACTTTTTCAAATTTGCCACCACCATAACGGGACTTATGGGATTATCGCCTTCCATGATTCCGGAAGTAGTCAGAGCTTTGGAGACAAAGCCGAGAGTCCCCGTCATATGGATACATGGGCTTGAGTGCACCTGTTGCTCTGAGTCCTTTATTAGGTCCGCCACCCCTCTGGCTTCTGATGTGGTTCTGAGCATGATATCCCTTGAATACGATGACACACTTTCGGCAGCCGCAGGAGAAGACCTTGAGAGACACAGGAAGGAGATAATCAAGAAATACTGGGGCAACTACATACTGGCCGTGGAGGGCAACCCACCCCTGGGTGAAGACGGCATGTACTGTATCGTGAACGGTGAGCCTTTCCTGAAGCATCTGAAGGAGTCCGCAGAGGGTGCAAAGGCCGTGATAGCCTGGGGCTCCTGTGCCAGCTGGGGCTGTGTGCAGGCGGCAAAGCCCAACCCAACCACCGCAGTCCCCATACACAAGGTTATAACAGGCAAGCCAATAATAAAGGTGCCCGGCTGTCCACCTATCGCAGAGGTGATGACAGGGGTCATCATGCACCTTGTGCTCTTTGACTCTATTCCGCCCCTTGACTCTCAGGGAAGACCCAAACAGTTTTACGGCAACAGGATTCACGATACCTGCTATAGAAGAGCCTTCTTCAACGCAGGGCAGTTTGTGGAAAGGTTTGACGACGAAGGGGCGAAAAAGGGCTGGTGTCTTTACAAGGTGGGATGCAGGGGACCTACCACCTACAACTCCTGCGGAAACATACGCTGGTATAATGGGCTTTCCTATCCCATACAGGCAGGACACGGTTGCATAGGTTGTTCTGAGGATAACTTCTGGGACAACGGACCCTTCTACCATAGGCTCACCACCATACCAGTCCCCAGCGTAGAAGCCAACGCCGACAAGGTGGGTATGGCCGTTGCGGCGGCTGCGGCGGCCGGTGCAGTTGTCCACGGAGTCATATCAAAACTAAGGTCAAAACCTAACAGAGGAGGTGAATAA
- a CDS encoding HypC/HybG/HupF family hydrogenase formation chaperone: MCLSIPSKVVELKEDNTAVVETFGARRVVSLDLLQEGVSVGDWVLVHVGFAIQKLDEEYALESLKLFEQLLEEEDEALGELQGS; the protein is encoded by the coding sequence ATGTGCCTTTCTATCCCCTCAAAGGTGGTGGAGCTGAAAGAAGACAACACCGCGGTGGTTGAAACCTTTGGAGCAAGAAGGGTGGTATCCCTTGACCTTCTCCAGGAAGGGGTTTCCGTGGGCGACTGGGTTCTTGTGCATGTGGGCTTTGCCATACAGAAGCTGGATGAGGAATACGCCCTTGAGAGCCTGAAGCTCTTTGAGCAGTTGCTGGAGGAGGAAGATGAAGCTCTTGGCGAACTTCAGGGAAGCTGA
- the hypD gene encoding hydrogenase formation protein HypD, with the protein MKLLANFREAEAVRKLEKSIKSAVERLGKTVRIMEFCGGHTHTIVKHGIDQLLEGYVKFIHGPGCPVCVLPMQRVDLALELARRENLILCTYGDVLRVPGSKRKSLLDLRAEGKDVRMVYSCLDALRIAQENPQKEVVFFAIGFETTTPQTAVLIKKAKELGLRNLSVVSNHVITPAAIQHILNAPEVREYGKVELDGFVGPGHVSVIIGTKPYEYFAEEFLKPVVISGFEPLDLMQAVYMLVRQMGERRAQVENQYTRAVSREGNLKAQLLVAEVFELRKEFEWRGLGKVPYSALRINSRYEDFDAEKRFEVELPEPREHPACICGKVIRGVAEPTDCKLFGSVCTPSNPLGSCMVSSEGACNAYYRYRGIV; encoded by the coding sequence ATGAAGCTCTTGGCGAACTTCAGGGAAGCTGAGGCGGTAAGGAAGCTTGAAAAGAGCATAAAGAGTGCGGTGGAAAGGCTTGGAAAGACTGTAAGAATCATGGAGTTTTGCGGGGGGCACACGCATACCATAGTAAAGCATGGTATAGACCAGCTTCTGGAAGGCTACGTAAAGTTCATCCACGGTCCGGGCTGTCCTGTGTGCGTTCTGCCCATGCAGAGGGTGGACCTCGCCCTTGAGTTGGCACGCAGAGAGAACCTCATACTCTGCACTTATGGAGATGTGCTCAGGGTCCCGGGCTCCAAGAGAAAAAGCCTCCTTGACCTGAGGGCGGAGGGGAAAGATGTGAGGATGGTCTATTCCTGTCTTGATGCTCTCAGGATAGCACAAGAAAATCCCCAGAAGGAGGTCGTCTTCTTTGCCATAGGCTTTGAAACCACCACCCCCCAGACCGCAGTGCTCATAAAAAAGGCTAAGGAGCTGGGACTGAGGAACCTTTCCGTGGTCTCAAACCACGTGATAACACCGGCTGCAATACAGCACATTCTGAATGCACCTGAGGTGAGAGAATACGGGAAGGTGGAATTAGACGGCTTTGTGGGACCAGGTCATGTAAGCGTCATAATTGGAACAAAGCCCTACGAATACTTTGCAGAGGAATTTTTAAAGCCTGTGGTCATATCGGGCTTTGAGCCCCTTGACCTTATGCAGGCGGTTTACATGCTGGTAAGGCAGATGGGGGAAAGAAGGGCTCAGGTGGAAAACCAGTATACCAGAGCGGTAAGCAGGGAAGGAAACCTGAAGGCTCAGTTGCTCGTGGCTGAGGTTTTTGAATTGAGAAAGGAGTTTGAGTGGAGAGGTCTTGGAAAGGTTCCCTACAGCGCCCTGAGGATAAACTCCCGATACGAGGATTTTGATGCGGAAAAAAGGTTTGAGGTTGAGCTTCCAGAGCCCAGGGAACATCCCGCCTGTATATGCGGAAAGGTTATAAGAGGCGTAGCAGAGCCTACAGATTGCAAGCTCTTTGGAAGTGTATGCACTCCCTCAAACCCTCTCGGCTCCTGTATGGTATCCTCAGAAGGTGCATGCAACGCCTACTATAGATATAGAGGAATAGTATGA
- a CDS encoding hydrogenase maturation protein has translation MRVLLLCHRFNSLSQRFYCELSEAGHEVSVELDVHPELMIEAVELFRPDLIIAPFLKRKIPEEIWQNYTTLIVHPGPPGDRGPSALDWAILTGEKEWGVCMLSAVEEYDAGDLWAFRSFPMRMARKSSLYRREVTEGAVECLWEVVESLESGMVRRKPQGGGHFRPAPERSLRMVDWNRDSTAEVLKKVYSGDGQPGAKALIEGEEYYLFDAHPEGYLKGKPGELIARRDEAVCIGTLDGAVWVGYLRRRERQSIKLPATRVLPENTLERLREEEIRPWEEVDFPTYREITYREEEGIACVEFNFYNGAMSTEQCNRLLEVVRYAKIRPVKAVVLLGGEDFFSNGMNLNTIEASESPAEESWRNINAMDDLCEEILTTLDRLTVAGIRGNAGAGGVFLALTCDLVFARKGVVLNPHYKNIGNLYGSEFWTYTLPKRVGWERGREIMENRMPISSERAMGIGLIDGVFGRTPEDFTQGLKGFLKSFVNSKDFDRFLKEKREKRLSDWSKKPLKTYREEELERMRLNFYGFDTSYHIARYYFVRRFLPFRTPPYLAVHRRLSFQSPPQVF, from the coding sequence ATGAGGGTATTACTTCTGTGTCATCGCTTTAACTCCCTTTCTCAGCGGTTCTACTGCGAGCTTTCCGAGGCAGGACATGAGGTATCTGTGGAGCTTGATGTGCATCCAGAGCTCATGATAGAAGCGGTTGAGCTCTTTAGGCCAGACCTTATAATTGCCCCCTTTCTGAAGAGGAAAATACCGGAAGAAATCTGGCAGAATTACACCACTCTAATAGTTCACCCCGGACCCCCGGGAGACAGGGGACCCAGTGCCCTTGACTGGGCAATCCTAACGGGAGAGAAAGAATGGGGCGTATGTATGCTTTCGGCGGTTGAGGAATACGATGCGGGAGACCTGTGGGCTTTCAGAAGCTTTCCCATGAGGATGGCAAGGAAGTCAAGCCTGTATAGGAGGGAAGTAACGGAGGGTGCCGTAGAATGTCTGTGGGAGGTGGTGGAAAGCCTTGAGAGTGGAATGGTAAGAAGGAAACCACAGGGAGGTGGGCATTTCAGACCTGCCCCTGAGAGAAGCCTCAGGATGGTGGACTGGAATAGGGATAGCACGGCGGAAGTTCTTAAAAAGGTTTACTCGGGAGATGGTCAGCCCGGTGCCAAAGCCCTTATAGAGGGAGAGGAATACTACCTCTTTGACGCACATCCTGAAGGCTATCTCAAAGGAAAGCCTGGCGAGCTTATAGCAAGGAGGGATGAGGCAGTATGTATAGGGACTCTGGATGGGGCAGTATGGGTTGGCTATCTGAGAAGAAGGGAAAGGCAGAGTATAAAACTGCCGGCGACAAGGGTTCTTCCAGAGAACACCCTTGAGAGACTGAGGGAGGAGGAGATAAGACCTTGGGAGGAGGTGGATTTTCCCACATACAGGGAAATAACCTATAGAGAGGAAGAGGGTATAGCTTGCGTTGAATTCAATTTTTACAACGGTGCCATGTCTACAGAACAGTGCAACAGGCTTCTGGAGGTGGTAAGATACGCAAAAATAAGGCCCGTAAAGGCTGTTGTGCTTCTGGGTGGTGAGGACTTTTTCTCCAACGGCATGAACCTCAACACCATAGAAGCCTCAGAGAGCCCTGCAGAGGAATCCTGGAGGAACATAAACGCCATGGATGACCTGTGCGAGGAGATACTCACAACGCTTGACAGGTTGACAGTGGCGGGCATAAGGGGCAATGCTGGAGCGGGTGGTGTGTTTCTTGCTCTCACCTGCGACCTTGTGTTTGCAAGAAAGGGAGTTGTGCTCAACCCTCACTACAAGAACATAGGTAATCTTTACGGCTCTGAGTTCTGGACCTATACGCTTCCAAAGAGAGTTGGCTGGGAAAGGGGAAGGGAGATAATGGAAAACCGCATGCCCATAAGCTCTGAAAGGGCTATGGGGATAGGTCTCATTGATGGCGTGTTCGGAAGGACGCCTGAGGACTTTACCCAGGGGCTGAAGGGCTTTTTAAAGAGCTTTGTGAACTCTAAAGACTTTGACAGGTTTCTAAAGGAGAAAAGAGAAAAGAGACTTTCAGATTGGAGCAAAAAGCCACTCAAGACATACAGGGAAGAGGAGC